In Maridesulfovibrio sp., the following proteins share a genomic window:
- the cmk gene encoding (d)CMP kinase translates to MDAPFIITLDGPAGVGKSTLAKRLADRFEIAYLDTGAMFRGTAWKLGENSWDWEADRIAQALKGLEFTLSGSGSGSCLSLNGVPLTDEIRTETVGMWASNVAKIPAVREYQKIAQRLIGETTSLIAEGRDMGTVIFPQAPCKFFLDADLEERARRRFLQLQEMSKPADMNELIEQIRARDDQDRNRKVAPLRPAEDSIIIDTSNLDIDGVFNRLVFETEKKFN, encoded by the coding sequence ATGGACGCGCCTTTCATAATAACCCTTGACGGCCCTGCCGGTGTCGGCAAATCAACTCTAGCCAAACGTCTGGCTGACCGCTTTGAGATTGCCTATCTTGATACAGGGGCAATGTTCCGCGGCACAGCATGGAAGCTGGGAGAAAATTCTTGGGACTGGGAAGCGGACAGGATTGCCCAAGCCCTCAAGGGACTTGAATTTACCCTTTCGGGCAGCGGTTCCGGTTCCTGCCTGAGCTTGAACGGGGTACCTCTGACCGACGAAATCCGCACAGAAACAGTGGGCATGTGGGCCTCAAACGTAGCCAAGATTCCAGCTGTTCGTGAATATCAGAAGATTGCTCAACGCCTCATCGGCGAAACAACATCCCTCATCGCCGAAGGACGCGACATGGGCACTGTTATCTTTCCTCAGGCGCCCTGCAAATTCTTCCTTGATGCTGACCTTGAAGAACGAGCCCGCCGCCGCTTCCTACAGCTTCAGGAAATGAGCAAACCAGCCGACATGAACGAACTGATAGAACAGATTCGAGCACGAGACGATCAAGACCGAAACCGCAAGGTTGCTCCGCTCAGACCTGCCGAAGATTCGATTATAATTGATACCAGCAACCTTGATATCGACGGGGTTTTCAATAGGCTTGTGTTCGAAACCGAAAAAAAGTTTAATTAA
- the hisC gene encoding histidinol-phosphate transaminase, translated as MPAIKVRTDMMDSKPYAPGLTIEEIKEKYDLDTVIKLASNENPLGASPMAQKAINRHAPSVFRYPHNGNPRLNKAIAQRTGVSEEQIISGNGSDEILDLLVRIKANPGQDEVLTYESCFSMYRLMSRLCAVNFRQIPRAEGHKQPLKALAAAVSEKTAIVFMTSPDNPTGLAVTVDEVRELASAIPEQTLLVIDEAYIEFARPAEKYDMRGLLNEFPNMVLTRTFSKAYGLAGLRIGYGIMSPQLAGYINSARAPFTVNLLAEEAGIAVLKDEAFFNTTMDVVLRGRELYTKEIRAMGCEVLESQSNFIMFKPYPGNPEKDAMEVFEALLKRGIIVRPLKSFGLGEYIRVNMGTDSENKTFLKALKEVL; from the coding sequence ATGCCCGCCATAAAAGTCCGCACCGACATGATGGATTCCAAGCCCTATGCTCCGGGCCTGACCATCGAGGAAATCAAAGAAAAATACGATCTTGATACCGTCATAAAACTTGCCAGTAACGAAAACCCTCTGGGGGCTTCACCAATGGCGCAAAAGGCTATCAACCGCCACGCTCCATCTGTATTTCGCTACCCGCACAACGGCAACCCGCGCCTGAACAAAGCCATTGCCCAACGCACAGGCGTATCCGAAGAACAAATCATAAGCGGTAACGGATCGGACGAAATTCTGGACCTGCTGGTACGCATCAAAGCCAATCCCGGACAGGATGAAGTGCTCACTTATGAATCCTGTTTCAGCATGTATCGCCTCATGTCCCGGCTCTGTGCAGTAAATTTTCGGCAGATTCCCCGCGCAGAAGGGCACAAACAGCCCTTGAAAGCACTTGCCGCGGCAGTATCCGAGAAGACCGCCATCGTTTTCATGACCTCCCCGGACAACCCCACCGGACTGGCCGTCACAGTTGATGAAGTGCGCGAACTGGCTTCCGCCATTCCTGAACAGACCCTGCTGGTAATTGACGAGGCCTACATTGAATTCGCCCGCCCTGCTGAAAAATACGACATGCGCGGGCTGCTGAATGAATTTCCAAACATGGTACTGACCCGGACCTTTTCCAAAGCATACGGCCTTGCCGGACTGCGCATCGGCTACGGCATCATGAGCCCGCAGCTGGCCGGGTACATCAACAGTGCGCGTGCGCCCTTCACAGTTAACCTGCTGGCAGAAGAAGCGGGCATAGCAGTGCTCAAGGATGAAGCGTTCTTCAATACCACTATGGATGTGGTTCTGCGCGGGCGCGAGCTTTACACCAAGGAAATCAGAGCCATGGGGTGTGAAGTACTTGAGTCACAGTCAAACTTCATCATGTTCAAGCCCTACCCCGGCAATCCTGAAAAAGACGCCATGGAAGTTTTCGAAGCCCTGCTCAAACGCGGAATAATTGTCCGTCCCCTGAAAAGTTTCGGACTAGGAGAATATATCCGGGTCAATATGGGCACGGACAGTGAAAATAAAACTTTCCTGAAAGCCCTCAAGGAGGTCCTTTAA
- a CDS encoding STT3 domain-containing protein has translation MGFQDKNISSWIAENKLVLLLAVCSFAVAFGLRAMEYGSWSNPAYSVDGEYIMGTHDAYYWLAGAKGVGGAASNPMSALLRCLNSVTGVSYANFAFWLPAVFAGLCALAAFGWGVLLGGPWAGLTGAVYATSIPAFYFRTRLSYYDTDLITLFFPLFISFLLGAYLLPGLRKNWLADDESKEPYRPTTLHYIYALLGGALTSYGAKWHGDVSTFGMIVFFIAIGLAMVCARRDSRAALLRGLLIYSCAAFWGLPGLAVSVLLVAAIHKEMLQRHKLYDNSLVYLALLALPMIFSGVVMSVFSGVFAKIGNYLKPVAAVTSVGSGPQYPGVAQSIIEAQNIELNELFFNMSGNAALGIAGFAGYFISIAFYPLLLLLLPFAASTLGGMYLGGRFVMFGGIVTGLGLFLSLVMLMKFVPGLKKYKGFLKGAQAIVLTVLLIVNLLPHLATMAPTPIMGAPHAKALIETGKKIKKDSTIWTWWDWGYASMYYAGVNSFANGGNHAGPVLYPLALALSTPSTVQAAQFIKYSASHGNNTAKVWKDMKGEQVIKILHTMAQPGRKFADGPDQYITVSWDNIRLAYWILYYGSFDLVSGKSTHPDMSRIRETFDVNFKTGEFLVKGYSPVPMSTCTVLSKDQPVHKRFNRAKDRNLLFNTQVEQGFMVDDRIFNSMLVQLLIADPSNRRIKDNFELVYDGYPMVRIYKVL, from the coding sequence ATGGGCTTTCAGGATAAAAATATTTCATCATGGATCGCTGAGAATAAATTGGTCCTGCTGCTGGCAGTCTGTTCTTTTGCCGTGGCTTTCGGACTGCGTGCTATGGAGTATGGCAGCTGGAGCAATCCTGCATATTCTGTTGACGGCGAATACATTATGGGCACTCATGATGCTTATTACTGGCTGGCAGGGGCAAAGGGGGTAGGCGGAGCAGCCTCCAATCCCATGTCTGCTTTGCTGAGGTGTTTGAACTCTGTGACCGGCGTATCATATGCCAATTTTGCTTTCTGGCTGCCTGCCGTTTTTGCCGGATTGTGCGCCCTTGCCGCATTCGGCTGGGGGGTGCTCCTTGGCGGACCGTGGGCCGGTCTGACCGGGGCGGTATATGCAACTTCCATCCCCGCTTTCTACTTCCGCACCCGGCTCAGCTACTATGATACAGACCTGATCACGTTGTTTTTTCCGCTGTTCATCTCGTTTCTGCTGGGTGCGTACCTGTTGCCCGGTCTGCGTAAAAACTGGCTGGCTGATGATGAATCGAAAGAACCGTACAGGCCGACAACATTACATTATATATACGCATTGCTCGGCGGGGCCCTCACTTCTTACGGAGCTAAATGGCACGGGGATGTGTCCACATTCGGTATGATTGTGTTCTTCATTGCCATTGGTCTGGCTATGGTCTGCGCTCGCCGGGATTCCCGGGCGGCCTTGCTGCGCGGTTTGCTGATCTATTCCTGTGCCGCCTTCTGGGGCCTTCCCGGTCTGGCTGTGTCTGTGCTGCTTGTTGCTGCCATCCATAAAGAGATGCTGCAAAGGCACAAGCTGTATGATAATTCACTGGTTTATCTGGCTTTGCTGGCTTTACCCATGATCTTTAGCGGTGTGGTCATGTCGGTGTTTTCCGGCGTGTTCGCTAAGATTGGCAACTATCTTAAGCCTGTAGCCGCAGTGACTTCAGTTGGTTCCGGTCCGCAATATCCCGGTGTTGCCCAGTCTATTATTGAAGCTCAGAATATTGAGCTGAATGAGCTTTTTTTCAATATGAGCGGTAATGCTGCATTGGGGATTGCGGGGTTCGCTGGCTATTTCATTTCCATCGCCTTTTATCCGCTGTTGCTTCTTTTGCTGCCTTTTGCTGCTTCAACTCTTGGTGGGATGTATCTTGGCGGTCGATTTGTCATGTTCGGGGGAATTGTCACCGGATTGGGTCTTTTCCTCAGTCTGGTCATGCTGATGAAGTTTGTTCCGGGCCTGAAGAAGTATAAAGGATTTTTAAAAGGGGCGCAGGCAATCGTTCTTACTGTATTACTCATTGTGAACCTGCTTCCGCATCTGGCGACCATGGCTCCTACACCGATCATGGGTGCTCCGCACGCAAAGGCACTTATTGAGACCGGGAAGAAAATTAAAAAAGACAGCACCATCTGGACTTGGTGGGATTGGGGATATGCCTCCATGTATTATGCCGGGGTCAACAGCTTTGCCAATGGCGGTAACCATGCCGGGCCTGTGCTTTATCCTCTGGCATTGGCTCTATCCACGCCTTCTACCGTTCAGGCTGCGCAGTTCATTAAATATAGCGCTTCGCATGGTAACAATACCGCCAAGGTCTGGAAAGATATGAAAGGTGAGCAGGTGATAAAAATTTTGCACACCATGGCCCAGCCAGGCAGGAAGTTTGCTGATGGCCCTGATCAATATATTACCGTCAGCTGGGATAACATACGTCTTGCCTACTGGATTCTTTATTATGGCAGTTTTGATCTTGTGTCAGGCAAAAGCACTCACCCTGATATGTCGCGCATTCGTGAAACTTTTGATGTGAATTTTAAAACCGGTGAATTTCTTGTGAAGGGGTATTCGCCGGTTCCCATGAGTACATGCACGGTGTTAAGTAAAGATCAGCCTGTGCATAAGCGTTTTAACCGGGCAAAAGATCGAAATCTGCTTTTCAACACTCAGGTAGAGCAGGGCTTCATGGTCGATGATCGTATTTTCAACTCCATGCTGGTTCAATTATTGATAGCTGATCCTAGTAACAGAAGAATAAAGGATAATTTTGAATTGGTTTATGATGGCTATCCGATGGTGCGAATTTATAAAGTTTTGTAA